In one Saimiri boliviensis isolate mSaiBol1 chromosome 3, mSaiBol1.pri, whole genome shotgun sequence genomic region, the following are encoded:
- the LOC141583927 gene encoding tripartite motif-containing protein 60-like gives MADLQAVASCPICLDYLKDPVTISCGHNFCLSCIIISWKDLDDSFPCPFCHFCCPERKLTSNPQLGRLTEIAKQLQIRSKRKRQEEKHVCKKHNQVLTFFCREDLELLCPRCRFSTDHQLHCVRPIKKAASHHRKKLEEYNAAWKERVELTEKIITVQTRKSLELKKKVKHKEEEVRSEFEQLRLFLQKEQETVLGQLQAEETDILAQLNESLRKFSDHTSSLKYLLKEIESTYVKPGLELLANVKDIYHRYKNFKFPEPFSFRLKEYGYRLPPQYSGLYKIIKRFQVDVILDPETAHHKLIVSADKKTVRYGNTVQNLPSNPRRFYRLPAVVGSKGYSSGRQYWEVEVKDKPEWILGVCDDSLPRRRKRSPTLVQNGLWGIRRSGRDNYIVLGHEEINLLPKVAPSKIGIFLDYEMSEVSFYNVNDSSVLYTFNDDFTGPLWPYFYTGMDSKPLKISRITDCE, from the coding sequence ATGGCTGACCTTCAAGCAGTGGCTAGCTGTCCCATCTGTCTGGATTACTTGAAAGACCCAGTGACCATCAGTTGTGGGCATAACTTCTGTCTCTCCTGCATCATTATATCCTGGAAGGATCTAGATGATAGTTTCCCTTGCCCTTTTTGCCACTTTTGCTGTCCCGAAAGGAAATTGACAAGCAATCCTCAACTGGGTCGTTTGACTGAAATTGCTAAGCAACTCCAGATAAGAAGCAAGAGAAAGCGGCAGGAAGAGAAGCATGTATGTAAGAAGCATAATCAGGTTTTGACCTTTTTCTGTCGGGAAGACCTAGAGCTTTTATGTCCAAGGTGCCGTTTCTCCACTGATCACCAGCTTCACTGTGTTCGGCCCATAAAGAAGGCTGCCTCCCATCACAGGAAAAAATTGGAGGAATACAATGCTGCATGGAAGGAGAGAGTGGAACTAACTGAAAAAATCATAACTGTACAAACCAGAAAATCGTTAGAACTgaagaaaaaggtaaaacataAGGAAGAAGAAGTCAGGTCTGAATTTGAGCAACTTAGGTTATTTCTCCAAAAGGAGCAAGAGACTGTTCTTGGGCAATTACAAGCTGAAGAGACGGATATTTTAGCACAACTAAATGAAAGCCTAAGAAAATTCTCAGATCATACCTCCTCATTAAAATATctactaaaggagatagagagcACATATGTAAAGCCAGGACTGGAATTACTGGCAAATGTTAAGGATATCTATCACAGGTACAAAAATTTCAAATTCCCTGAACCTTTTTCATTCAGATTAAAAGAATACGGTTACCGTCTGCCTCCACAATATTCTGGCCTATACAAAATTATCAAGCGATTTCAAGTAGATGTAATTCTAGATCCTGAAACAGCACATCATAAACTTATAGTCTCAGCAGATAAGAAAACTGTGCGCTATGGAAATACAGTGCAAAACTTACCTTCAAACCCAAGAAGATTTTATCGCCTCCCAGCTGTTGTGGGTTCTAAGGGCTATAGTAGTGGCCGGCAGTACTGGGAAGTAGAAGTGAAAGACAAGCCTGAATGGATCCTTGGTGTCTGTGATGACTCTCTTCCCAGAAGGAGGAAGCGCTCACCAACATTAGTACAGAATGGATTGTGGGGAATTCGGCGATCTGGTCGGGATAATTATATTGTATTGGGTCATGAGGAAATTAATCTGCTGCCAAAAGTAGCACCTAGTAAGATTGGCATTTTTTTAGACTATGAAATGAGTGAGGTTTCCTTTTATAATGTGAATGATAGCTCTGTACTGTATACTTTTAATGATGATTTTACAGGGCCACTTTGGCCTTATTTTTATACTGGAATGGACTCAAAACCTCTTAAAATTTCTAGAATAACAGATTGTGAATAA